TGCATGGCATCGCTACAGCACAGAGCTAAGCTTGTTTGGGTACTCTAACTCTGTTTTTCACTTTAACGTCTGGATTTTTAAGTGTggccttaactctgaattttccgGGATTATAATGCTTGGTTTGGGAATATTTACAACATCCCTATAATTTTTTTTACCCTTAAATTACGGATACATACTCTCAACCttcacttaggccatgtctatgctagtGAGCTTCCAGCGGCACAaatgtactgatgcagctgcaccactgtatgTTCGCTCATGGAGCCCCTGTATGCTCTCATCAACATAATTAAGACACCTGCACCAAGCAGtgatagctatgtcagcaggagagcatctcctgtcgacgtagcgctgtccacaccgctgcttttgctggtgtaacttatgttgctcagaggggtgtgtttttcacaccctgagcaatgtaaattATACCGACAAAAGTACTAGTGTAGACATTAGCCTTAATCTAACAATGTTTTTTGCTTGACTATTTATTTAGATTACACGTGAATTAAACATATTTACACAGGCTATAGACaagattcatttaaaatattccatTGAGTAGATCATAGTAGAAATTTGATTCCTTTAAGTAGTTAGATAGCTTTTACATCTTCTAATGTAATCTTTTGCAAATCACCTAAGTAAAAGAACTTTAACTATTAAGTGTCATCCAAATGTTGTGGGTAAACAAATGTTAATAGAAAATGCATTGGTTTGCAGTGAATTGATTTGTGTATGTGGTATATAATATGAattagatttgattttttttttttctggctgaaTCTTTTTTCTTTAGATGTTCTTCCAAAAGCTGAGTTGCATCTAAATGAAATCAGAAATGTGATATTTGCTCAACTTCAACCTCAGCTTAAATGTGAATTGGGTAAGTAATTTTCCAGTTCTGTGAATGCAGAGATTGCTGTTGTCAGTACTTAAAATGCATTCCATAAGAAAGTGAATACAAACAACTTGTCTCCTGGGGGGGGACATCAGGGGGGCAAGAAGCATgggaggcgggggccaggccacttttggctgtttggggaggcttatgctcaaataattggttagtctctaaggtgccacaagtactccttttctttttgctgatgtaGTTAATTGTTAGTATCTTTCATGCTCCATCACTCAGTGAGCAGCTGTTTAATATCTTGTCTCTGTTCCCTTCTTTCCTATAGTGCCTATACCTACAGGCCCACAAGAATCTTTCTAAGTGCATGCAGAGATGAAAAACACTTGTGGTTGTGCAAAGGGCAGCAGAAATTTAATTTGCAAAAAGCAAAACCTGTTTCTTGTATGAACAGAACACTTATGCAACTTTGGGGAGTGGGGAAGATCTTTGTGTAAACACTTAAGTTCCTCCAATTGTAATTTTTAGGCAGTGGGAAAAATTGAGTAGTATATAACATACATACTTGTATATATGTAGAAGAGTATAGCTTCAAGATCTTAAGAATCCTTttacattttttgggggggctgtCATTCTGCTATGTACTCTGCTTAAGTGGGATGTCCTCCAGGGACTTGCTGTAGGGTTAATAACACTTAATGACAATGACTGCCGCTAATTGGGAATGGTAATTCCATTAGTGCTTGAGAGGAAGTGCAGCAGACTATCAAAAAAGCATTGAAACTGACTATACATAgtactgtcaaatgcacaaagtaaccACACTGAGAAGCAGAGAAATCTTTTTCCTCTAATATTTTAGTTGGTCATTTTAGAGCTTTTGACtggaaaaaaaaccaccaccactgaaaagaaatggggtggggaagaagtgTAGGGAGGATGACTAATACAGGTGACGTGATACAAAATGGGCACAAACTTAAACAAGCAGATTAAAATATAACAGATACTTGATTAACCTAGGGTCCCTGGGAGATCTGGTGGTAGAGCATGGAACTCTTTATAAGACATGGAAACATAGTAAAAGTAATTtactgccccccccaaaaaaagctgCAGTGGTTTTATGAAAGTGTATGTTTTATGAGATCCAAAGCTACAGCAGAACAGCATGTgcatagagcagaggtgggcaaactacagcctgcaggtccctcctgcccggcccctgagctcctggcctgggaggctagacCCCGGCCCATTCCCTGCtgttccccacccctctcccctgcagcctcagctcactgcgcagTGGCGCAAtcctctgggcagtggggctgtgagctcctggggcagcgcagctgcagagcccggcctgacccggccaccagtgctccaggcagcacagtaagggagcagggggggttggatagagggcatgGGAattcagggggaggggtgggggtgtggataggggttggggtggtcagagcagggaacggggggttgaatggggacaggggtcccagggggcagtcaggaaggagggggggttggatgggttggcaggGGATAGTcagtggcagggggttggatgggacaggagtccctGGGGGGGGACATCAGAGGGGCAAGAAGCATGGGAGGCGGGGGCCAGGTCACTCTtggctgttcggggaggcacagcctcccctaactggcccttcatacaatttccgaaacttGATGcagccttcaggccaaaaagtttgcctaccccggCACAGAGGCTGCTAGATCCTCTTTCCTGACTCCCCAGTTATATCGAACTCTGGATGGATGCtctgcagcagaaagctggcagaGCAGCAAAGTTCTCCCCATTCTATAGGCTTTGTGTGGCTTGACATCCTCCTATCCTCTGTGGAAAGTGCTCGCAGCAACTTGGCTTAATTAGCAAATTGTTAACAATTGCACgtgttcatttatttttcataatattagaaataaaattcagagttaaggctgcatgTCGCATGTGAAGAGCATAATTGACTTGTGCAgatgctaatttttttccattcagcTGATCTCCATTTTCTTCAGACCTTAAAGTTTAAGGGGGTGTATTATTCTTTTGGTAACCATAGCTGTACCCATGAAGTTATTCCAGTCATATCTCATTTACAGTGGGGATCAGATTATAGCCTTGCAAATTGACATAGCATTCTAAGGTATAATCCTGTCTTCccgctttctttctttttttttttcctttgaaggtAAGAAGGAAAGTCCAGTATTTGCATTCCCTCTGCTTTTACAAAAGGATCCCCAAGTCGAGACACTTTTCCTGCATTCTTTTTCATGGATGTTTGAATGTTTACATTGTGGCTACAGCCACCAAGACAGGTTAGGTTTTTACCTAAGCCACATTTATTTACATGTATTATTGTACTTTCAGTCTTCACTTAATAAGTATTTTTCTTTAAACCAACCTTGTGCACAAAGTGTATAAATTTGGTAGGAAAGGAAGAATTGTGATAGTGAAGTTATCTGGTCACCGTTTTCAAAGGTCAGCATTTGCAAATGGTTTCCAGGTGGTGTATGGTATAAGAGCTACTGACACAATTGTATCCTATGtaaaaaagagaaataactggtGATTCTGTTCTCAAATGCTGACTTTTTGGTGTTGACTGCTGTAAATCTCTCACATTGCTGCTGTTCTAATGAATAGCATGCCAGACATGACCAATAAATAGGTATATCTTTCACGGTTAAATAGAATTAATTCATCTAAATTGCATAAAGTCAGAAATGTAAATCTGATCCTTAGTCATATAATTGAACATTTGAAAGTGTCCTCTACTCCTTttggtgttttaaaatgttagacAGATGTGATGAGGTTCCTCAAGGTCATCTAAATGGCAGTTGTATTTAGTGTAACACATCAAAGTGTCCTGAATGGTTATGCACTCTGTAAAAACATATTCAGGAATTTCTTTAAAGCCATGTTTCATTAGGGTATAAATTGACATTCAAAGTGGCGAAAAAATGAGTCGCAGAAAATACATTGTTCCATTTTATTATAGTCTGTATAAAGGATTACTGATTGATATTGATGGGCAGATTGAGGCAAATTGAGTTTATATTTATCCCACTGGCAGTGCCAGGGATATCAGTGGGATTGTGCCAGGTGTAAATCGACACTGCATGTAGCCTGTTAATTTGTGACCTCTCTTTCTGGTAAATGCTAGTATTTTTTTCAGTAGCTCAGGTAGACAACTGAtcgaattttatttttcttctgtccaGGTGTAGGAAGACACTAACAACATTTACAAATATAATCCCTGACTGGCACCCACTTAATGCTATTCATATTGCTCCATGTAATAATTGTAATGATAaatctcaaagaagaaaaatgattttGGAAAAGTAAGTTTGAATCACTTGGGATCTTGAATATAAAATCTTAATGTTTAAATCTACACATGATGAACTTAATGTCAGTGTTCTGTCACCTTTATGACATGTTGAGAGACACTGAAGAGCAAGTTTCCACTAAATGTTCAGTTACCCAGGTTTGAGATCATTCTGAAAATTCTCACAGATGTTGTCAGAAATCTTTAATATATGTGGAGTATTTTTGTTCAGTTTAACACACTAAGCAGACCTTTCATTTGAGCCAAGTTGTAAAGCCCAACACTGAATATCAGTCTTTCCAGAGCATCTGGTATTGAGGGATGATAAAACTACCACTTTATAACGTTCAATGTTTTCATCTGACTTGTGGTTGTCAGCCTTCCAGGTTTGGCAGAACTCTTATTATTTTGTCTTTGtcccaaaacattttctttataggttttttccccctccaaagcAAATTAAGCTGTAAGATGACACCTCTATTTCACTAAAAGCTTATTATGTATTAAAATTGGAGTACCCTGTTCCTATGAGCTCCCAGCCATTTGTGTATAATTTGTAAAGCAATCTTAAATTAATAAACAGCAGTAGAACAGTAATGCACTGAGCGAACTACCATTCTCAAAATGCATTGCTTGTGATTTCATTAATAGCTTGAGCCACTGTTTTATTCCAATAAAATGTTTTGTATCTTTATCAGAGTACCCTCAATATTTATGGTACATTTCGTAGAAGGTTTGCCACATAATGAGCTGAAGAACTATTCGTTTCAATTTGAAGGAGATTTCTACCAAATAACAGCTGTTATTCAGTATCAACAAGATCCAAAACACTTCAAAACCTGGGTTTTGAATCCTGATGGTAACTATTACAACTTTATTATCATCATAGATAAAGCTGCCTCTGTTACTAATTTTGGGGTTATCATAATCACTATACTATCTTAATAGATAATTTAAAGGTTTTCTTTTGTGTATAATCTAAATTAGGtattaaatatttgcaaatatgtTTACATTCTTTCAGGGTTTTTTAACTCTGATTTGACTGACTCAGTAATTTGCTGCTATACTTACTGTTAACTTCATTGGAAAAAGTCAATTAGATGTGATCATTTTCTCATCAAACTTTGGTAAAATTACAAGAAACATAATCTGGGCACACTGTTAGTTCTTTCGGGTGTTCAGATTACATGGATATTACATAGTAGTGTAATAGAGTCAGCCGCCTCCTGAACGCCCCCTTGTGACAAGAGCTTGCTGTGCAGGTGCCCGGACTTAATTTCTCTCATTGTTTCCTCAAACTCAAAACACAACCCAAACACTTTCCTTCTGGGGGTAAAATGTATTCAGTCCTCTGGGTGCACACTAGTCCTCCAGGCCCATCCCAGTtgagtgtctgtctctctctctctctctctcccccctcctagGTAGGGAGTCCACagctctccttcccagaggcagatcctcagtcagcagccactcccaggctttacCTGGCTAGAGTTCAGCTTCCTGGCTGTGACTTCTCAACTTCCCTAGTGTTAGGGTCTTCAATGCCAAAGCCTTTTTCACTTGCTACAGTTTGATACAGCTTCCTGAGCTTCCCCTTCTGCTTTTTATAGGGCAGTCACATGATCTCTCCCAGGTGTGGCTCCTTCAGTAATGAAGGTTGGCTGACCCTAGGCCTCCAGCCCTTAAGGGGCAAGCTACCCTGTTACAGATACCAGATGTGTCTCTGTGGGAAAAGCAAGTTCCCATGGGACTCGCAATGCTGTCAATGCTCAGTTTCGTCGTCCTgaattttgcatttcttttaagaGTAACTAGTAAGTTGCTGTTTTGATTTGTTGAACTATAGAGTACAACCCAGAAGGAACTCCCAAAATTCAAAGAGAAAAAATAGTTGAGATTATTTTGGTCCTCATGGAAACCTGCTTCtacagagggaggagagaggagagatCATTTTAATCAAAACATCCTTGTCAGCTGAAAAGTTGTCCATTTAAATTGAACGCTTTTTTTCTTCATGCAACTCTGGCAGAGGATGAGAAACATCCCACTAACCGTCAATAAATTTAGGATATGTCTGCACAACAAAAGCTGTCCACAGGCTAGCCTACCTAATGAGATCCAAGCTAGTATGGGTAACCGTAACAATGAAGGCAGCTCAGTGTGCACTTCAGTGCAGGTTGTACAAGCCTGGCATAGCCCCTGGGTACGTACTCTGCTCGCTAGCCCACTCTGAAGCTCATGGTGTGCTGTCTCCAGTGCTGCCGTTATCCACGCTAGCTGGATTCAAACTAGCTAGCCTGTGCACAGCTTTTGCTGTTCACACTATGCAATGCGTACACACTTAAGGTCTCTCGCTTTAGAATCCTTACTAAAAACATATAAATTTTTGTAACTGTTGGGATGCTTGGGGGGGAATTATCTATATGATCAGTTTCTCCCTTAAGCCCCTTCCCCACATCTTTATGAAAAATAATTCCCCAAATTCTCTTTTAATGAGAGAGGTCTATATGTCTGGTCTGTCCATATATTCTCAAACAGTATGTCAGTATCACTATCTTGGCCATGAGCATCAGTGTGGCTAAGGAAAAAGAGTTACTTTCCATCTTGGTGATGTTACTAGGAATTCTGTTGCTTCAAGTGGCCTAGTTAGAGTGGAAGACCCCCAACTTTTCTTTGGGGAAAGTGAGGGAACAAATAAATCCACTTCATTCACCAGGGTGTATGTAGTATTGTCAGGGAAAGAGTTAAAAATGGGTGTTTTTGGGTCTCAAAAGAATAATGATCTGAGTTTCAATGGCCATTGTGTATCTTTGAGCCTCTAaactattcattttttatttttcagaaacttGGCTTGAATGCGATGACATAAAAGGTCCATATTGTGAAAGACGTGAAAAATTTGAAGTTCCTCTTTCAGAGATTCACATTGTCATCTGGGAAAGGAAAGCATCCCAAGTGCCAGATAAAATGAGCTATCAGGTTCAAAGTGTAAAATCTGAAAATCTTCCTCTTAATGATGCACAGTCAAGTTCTTCTCTAGTGTTGCATCGTGATGGTGATAATGCCGTAGACGAAATAACTACAGTATTTCACAAAAAGGAGATTGTGAGCATTCCTGTTAATGAACAACAAAAAGTGGCCAGAGATGATGATGAAAATAGCTTGCTTTCTGGCTTAGAAAATTTGGCAGCTGATGATGTTATAACGCTGACACTTGTAGAAATTCAAGTTGATTCTGAAGGTAAACCACTGGACAATGGACAGACTGTGGGAAATCACCTAATTGCTGAAACAGGCTTGCTGAAAGAGCAGGAGTCAGCTTGTTCCGATCACACTCCATGTACAGAAGACGTTTGTAGTCCAACTACGTCTACCAACATGTGCACACCACCTGAAAATGCCCGTATTTCCTTACATCTTGAACAGTTGAACCTAGCAAATATTGCCTCTGCTGTCCCCACCACAAACCATTGTAGTGACTCGTCCGCGCCATCACAATCTCAAGAGGCAGAGGCCAAGGCTAACCCAGTCAACACTGAGAATATCGTGTTAAATCCAGAACTCTTGCAGAATAAGAAATTAGCATTAATGGAGAATGTTATGCAGAAATCATGTAACACCAGAAACACAAGCAAAATTGTAGCAGACTCTCAGGCTGCAGCTTTGTCTGCTACAAATAATTCCACCCAGTCTTTGCATAAAGATCAAAAGAGAGGATTTGTAGGAAGTTGGGTAAAGGGGTTCTTAAGCAAGCATAATACCTTTATGCCTTCAAGTGCCTCAATTCATCATCATAATAAGAAAAGTTACAAAAATCCTTCTTTACTAAAAGCTGCTGACTTGCACCTCCCTACTAAGGGGGCAGCTAATTTTGGTGGCTTTCAAGCCAAAGGTACAAGCAAAACAACTGAGGAGGCGCCTAAATCAGCTGTTTGTCAAGGTGCAAATATTCCTCCTTTGTTAACAAACATCACTGGTCCTTCTGTACATGCTCGTCTCCCTGCAGTAAACCCTGTAGTTGATGGTCCACCTTTGAATAAATCTGGAATTTCATTGGGCACCTTGAGTGAAGTAATTCAGCCCAACACCCCCATCTTTAGTTCCAAACCTCGCCATGGTGAAAATGGAAATCACAAATCTGATGTGAAGGATAAAGAATCGGATGCCAAAACTCACAAGCTTCGTTTAAAACTGCTTAAAAAACTGAAGGCTAAAAAGAACAAGTTGGCTTCACTTGATAGGCTGGCAAAGACTCAGATGTGTAATGGAAGCTCTCCAAATGGAGATGTAGAAGATCTGTTACAATTTGGATCTCATCATGAAAGTGAATCAGTACAGAACTTATTGAATGAACTACAGTATCAGATTGATGTTGCAGACAGTGAATCTGTATATAGTACAAACTCCAACATGTCACTATGCAGTAGCCAGAGTAATGCAGCGTTTTTAGCAGACTTATTATCTCCTCCTTCGATTGTTGCTTCTTCAGAGCTTCCAAAAGATGAAGATGAGTGTAGATATTTGGAAATGGTGGATAGCAATACTGCAGTACCAGTGCATAGTGTGAGAACCAACCCCACATGCATCACTGTGACAAGCGAAGACCATAATTATTACAGTCCTGTAAAAGAAAGCAAGTATGAAGGTCATACAGACTCACTAATGAACAAATCCTGCTTGAAAAGACTTTCCTTTGAAAGTCCCACAAAGGAAGATTTCCTTGAAGACCTGTTCTCCTCCACAGTGTTGAACTCAATAGCAGGAGACATAGATTTACCTCATTTTGATGAAACTCTATTTGAAACTTGTTGAATTGttgtaatatttgtttttaacatttgaGAATTTTGTATATCAGCTTTCATGCAAAGTACtattaaattattttcaaactaGTTTATTTGCACACTGGCTGTACTTGAACATTTTAATCTGAAGTATTTGCTTCTTACGTTTCTTTGTGGCTGTTGAATAAGATTTTTAGTCTTTAACTTTCTCAGTTATTTAATTGGAAGAATTAAGGATCTTTTACAGAATCTTTTAATGAACgttaatcttaatttttttcccctgcttcaATGTGCATTTGTGTTAATTTAGAAAGGTGAAAATAACACGCATTCAGTTTTCTGGACCACAGGAGTAATACCTATAAATTACTGCATTTATAACTATAATTTCAAACTATCCGGATTCCTGATGtctgttttacattattttgcctACTATTTAACATTTCAAGGGTGTTCTGTAGAGTTCCTTTACCATTGTCACAGCTGCTGTTTTACAAGATCTACCTGTGTAAATGCTACTCAAATTCAGCTTGAAAGAGGGATTTGAAAGCAGAGACTTCCCCTTATAAGGTGATGGCGCCTCTTAGGGCTTACCTTCTGGGTAAACAAGAGCATAACAGTGCACACCTTACTTAGGGTTTGGCCATGCATTTGCAGCACCAAATAACATTTAACATATGGCATCAAATTTTAATGGTTGTATATAACACTTAAAATATCCTTGTaagttaatattaaaaaaaaaaaaaaattcacttctgCAAATCTACTTACCAGATAATTATGCTGTCTAAGGAATTATCTTTTAAATGAGGAATCATTTCTCTCATCACTGACTTTTCGCAGCTGGATCTCGTGAGTGAGTTTGTTGGCACTGATGGGAGTCATACATTCTCTCTCACTGAACTGAGGCTATTCCATTCCCTAATTTGGTCAGATGTATGTTTTTCagacatgaaaaataaaaaaatatttaatactgcTTTTTTAGTAGTGTGATGAAGTGAGGCtgttaatgtttcctctgaatattgtaggggtgcctcagtttcccctatgcatttcttaagtctctctcagtggtgggataagggagtgtaattgttgcagagcaaagggccagtgtacataaatggctgacactgcctcctggcaactgatggcctgggcccttcccccctgcaaggtaatagctaaagggttggagaacaaaagaatcaggtgacctcctggcctgggaaagggacaaagtcaagaggaggaggggctggaggatgaGTCAGGTTGGGgatgtggagtgaagtgcagacgtggttgtctggctcactgccccccaaaatggacctagCTGAGGGGtcttgttctctgtacctacaagctctgttttagatcaTGTTCCTGTCCTCtgataaaccttctgttttactggctggctgagtcatgtctgactgcaaagttggggtgcaggaccctttggcttccccaggaccccgcctgggcagacttgcTGCtatgggaagcgcatggaggggcagaggatgctgaaggctcCAAGGTCAAATCCAGGAAGGTGGAggctgtgtgagctttttgccctgaagacagtctgctcacagagaggagacttcaccaaaGTCCTGACTgacttcgtagggagcagttccagagcatcgcccggggactccgtgacaagtAGTACCCTAAATACTACATTCATTGTATTCCTGAACCCAGATTCATAGCatttaaggcaagaagggaccatttggtatacaggagctcagactagcgTATCTCAGGCCCTTAAATTTTACcaagttacccctgtattgagcccagtaacttgtttgactaaagaATAACTGGTTTGGCTAAAGtatgttttccagaaaggcatccagtttcTATCAAGAGAGATAATGTATCCCTACTTCCCATGGCATGTTGTTCCAATGTTCATCGCCCTCACTGTTATATTGTGTCTAACGTGAATTTGCtgacttcagctttcagccattggttcttgttttgcctttctccactagattaaggAGCCCTTTAGTATCTGGTATTTTTCCCCCATCAGGGTACTTATAAAGcaaaaagattgagaggtgattTGAATGCCAAGCTAAACATTGAGCTCTTTTAAGTCTCCTTAGTGTAAAGCATTTTCTCCAGTCCTCAAATCTTTTTTTGTGGCTCTTTAATGCACCCCCCAAGTTTTCAGTGTACTTGTTGAAATGCTGACACCAGAACTGTTTGCATTCTTACAGTATCATCTGTAAATATCTTGCCagtgctgtatacagaggtagAATCACCTCATACTCCTACACCTCACTACTTCTATTTATACATCCTAGCATTGTGTTAGCACTTTTTACATTACAGTGGCAGCTTACATCGAGTTCCTTGACtgctatgacccctaaatccttttcatgtTTCTCAGTGAGCAGGTATAGCTTGCTTtccttgttcctaaatgtataacTTTTCATTTGGCTGTACTAAAACACAAAAGGGTTTTGTTTCAATGGTTTCAGACTATTCTGTTTCACTGCCTTTTCTATTAGATCTAGAGATATTACTCATTCTACTCTAAAAAAGGAAGATGAATGAACACAGTAcactaaaattacaaaaattaatggtCTGCACAGGTTTTATAGTGGTagagcttttcttttttaaaaaaaaaaaaatcccatccctCACCAAAATAATTACATTGTGGACAGTTATTAGTATAAGGCAACTTTATAACAGTATGTGACATAttagggtacaatccagaccagtgagtaGCTGGGTCACCCCTGCCatgtaacctggggtgccctttacactgccttgctgctgtagcctctaaactggactgctcacaaacagcctccagcatgtaagtcacttgtgtgtgtgcagcagCCAGCCTCACGTTTGCTCTTACCAACCTTAAAGACTACCACAGCTTATACCAATCCACTCCCAAATTTCCCCCCATAAACGTATGTCCTGCATTGCTAATACAACACCCTGTTTACTAACCACTCCGGCGGTGGTTAGTACCGTTTTTCTCAACAGTGCAAGTCACAGACAGATGGACACTGCACATGAATAAGGCCATTATTCATGTCAGGGAACAATATGCACATGATTTGTTACtccaaatggagttacccagacacttcagctTGAACACACGGGATTAgatatagttaataaacttgttttattgttttgagagattttaagtgaatagaAGCAATGCAGCATAAAAATTAGAAATGGtcataagaaaaataaagatgaaaatgcttactggtgcctaacttaacacTATTAGATTCAAAGTAAAGTTTTCTCTCCACATGCTTTCAGCCAttttactgaccaaactcttcaggCCAGGACCCATTCCCCCCAGAGTCCaacagctgcttcctttgtctcttcaggtgcagAGACTGAGAAGGGCAGGGGTAGAGAGAGGAGtaccttggggtgtttgtccctcctttttatagttttataGCCCCCTCTTGAaaacacatttccagctgagatccaggagacaaagagtctatgTGGAA
The Eretmochelys imbricata isolate rEreImb1 chromosome 1, rEreImb1.hap1, whole genome shotgun sequence DNA segment above includes these coding regions:
- the USPL1 gene encoding SUMO-specific isopeptidase USPL1 isoform X2, which encodes MDSQKTGNGLQVIGQGTGIGISALHMNCNSAVVTSDDCCPACKEKGQIQALRTYRISFQESIFLCENPQCIYPLGYKPLNSIIIPADSENHQTQCTQRKRKIFEISPAASPIESCSKQARTNNNLIDAEHTLNTDLDLKYNGYNLCMTQQPCLPDLSQDDQQKPNRTAESLEHNVDVATVITVCGAQESPDSNSKTQLLPDSELCSIKSEILPSLFMGHLCLQWRNVYALCWLDCILSALVHLKALRIAVTEACTEESVIQRLFTKYNQATALLNACQTNKLKDVLPKAELHLNEIRNVIFAQLQPQLKCELGKKESPVFAFPLLLQKDPQVETLFLHSFSWMFECLHCGYSHQDRCRKTLTTFTNIIPDWHPLNAIHIAPCNNCNDKSQRRKMILEKVPSIFMVHFVEGLPHNELKNYSFQFEGDFYQITAVIQYQQDPKHFKTWVLNPDETWLECDDIKGPYCERREKFEVPLSEIHIVIWERKASQVPDKMSYQVQSVKSENLPLNDAQSSSSLVLHRDGDNAVDEITTVFHKKEIVSIPVNEQQKVARDDDENSLLSGLENLAADDVITLTLVEIQVDSEGKPLDNGQTVGNHLIAETGLLKEQESACSDHTPCTEDVCSPTTSTNMCTPPENARISLHLEQLNLANIASAVPTTNHCSDSSAPSQSQEAEAKANPVNTENIVLNPELLQNKKLALMENVMQKSCNTRNTSKIVADSQAAALSATNNSTQSLHKDQKRGFVGSWVKGFLSKHNTFMPSSASIHHHNKKSYKNPSLLKAADLHLPTKGAANFGGFQAKGTSKTTEEAPKSAVCQGANIPPLLTNITGPSVHARLPAVNPVVDGPPLNKSGISLGTLSEVIQPNTPIFSSKPRHGENGNHKSDVKDKESDAKTHKLRLKLLKKLKAKKNKLASLDRLAKTQMCNGSSPNGDVEDLLQFGSHHESESVQNLLNELQYQIDVADSESVYSTNSNMSLCSSQSNAAFLADLLSPPSIVASSELPKDEDECRYLEMVDSNTAVPVHSVRTNPTCITVTSEDHNYYSPVKESKYEGHTDSLMNKSCLKRLSFESPTKEDFLEDLFSSTVLNSIAGDIDLPHFDETLFETC